Part of the Trichoderma asperellum chromosome 1, complete sequence genome is shown below.
CAGTGGTAAGTTGAGAACGTTTTCTTTAATACTGTTGAGCTTTCAGAATCTCACACTTGGATAAAGTAAATCTACCCGCCATCACGATGCCAGCCGAAACAGCCATTGGAGCGTTTTCTATTCCACGCTCTGCGGACTCGACTAATACCGCGATGAATAATTATATCTTATGGCAAAACGCCACGGGTGCTATCCAGATGACTTGGGAGGATGACAACACCGGATGGCGAACCTCGTCGACACCAGAATCCCTTGGCACTCCTGACAGTGGCACAGGGATAACTTGCCTCACACCAACAGTCTGGGCCGTAGGTTCTTTACAGCCAGGATACAGCATGGCTCGCTGTTACTATTTGATCGATGGACGGATAAGAGAGATACAATACGATGGCTCAAATTGGTCTGTGGTTGGTAATGTTATTTGAGTTGATATCTTAAGGGATCGTATGCGAAAGATTTGATAATACCATTATTAggattaactatatatacatgtaataaGGCTTCAGCTGGACGGTTTTGGAAATCGCAGATCCCGGCGGCACACTTATCTTATTTAATTAGAACTATATCACCTTTTATATGTAAGTTGTAACCTATAAATACATTTGATTGAAGCTGATATGCCTTcttccaatttttttttctcagaACCTGCCGCTTCTTTACGGCTGCTTCCTTTGCCTAGTGCCTAACCAAAGTAGCGAGAAATGGTGGTCATGTACTTTTGAAGGCTCTAGGTTCAATTTCTAGTTATGTTACATCCTAATTACTATTGTTTAACCAACTATAAGCAGCCGGAAATCGCGTCGTGTGTTTGAGTGCCGAACCCTTGAGTTATATGGAACGCTGCTGAATTTCCATTCATCGCCATAATTTTCTCTCGACTTGTCGCGGAATGATATTGTTGTTTCAATTGAGGCCTGTAGTTTCCTGTCTTACGGTAGTCCTTGCGTGTGGGCCAGTAAATGCTTGTATGTTCGTATCAGAATCGAGTGAGACCCCTACTCAAGCGTACCATTCATTATTTTGGCCTCTCAGCTTTCTCTCACATAAGCAGCctctttttccccttcttaaGGATGCTTGTCGTCGACAACTCGTTTATTTTCAGCCCACGATCGAATAGCATCAAAATTTTTGCATACATGCACTGCTCCAGTTCCATCTGTACCATTCAAGGGGCTGTTGGGAATGTGTCCCTCCAGAGTTGTATCTCCACAACAGGTTACAGATTGCCGCAAATATCGAAAGCAGTGCTGAACATGCTCTTGGGCACCCGAGTGGATGTCGGATTTTTCGGGGTCCGTTCGATATTCAGAGGTAGGATCAAGAAGGTTGTTATACATATCCATGACGATATACTAGATATCCTTGTGAGAAAGACTATGAATGCCATACTAGGAACAGATTAAATACCAAGCAATGTAACTGGTGGAAAACAGCGATCGAGTAGGTGAAGTTCCCTTGATACAAAATGGGCTCTGGTAGATTATAGTTCTCGAAATCATTCACAGCTAAAAATCCGTTTCCTTCTATAAGTTTACATGTATTAGATCTTGAACTTTTCACACGTGATTTATCAAAAATATATGACTTACTTGGCATATATGTGAGCCAGTTTTCCCGAGTGTCATTCCTGTCCTCTTTGCTCAGACTTTTTACTGTCGCTGGCGCATCTTTTTCAAAAAGTACCTGGTGAATTGGAACTATGTTTACTATTAGTAACTTTTTATGAATAATAGACGTAGTTGACTAACATTTGGGGATCAAATGGTTCATTTCGCTACCTATTTGCGGCTGGCTCTGTGAGCGCAGCTGTAGGAGGATAGTCACTGACGCTATCAATTCAATAACACCGATAGCGCTCAAAATGATCGAAAAGGTCCAAAAGAGGCTCTTTCTTTGAACTTGATCCTTTCTTGATTTCAATTCATGGTCGATTAGA
Proteins encoded:
- a CDS encoding uncharacterized protein (EggNog:ENOG41~TransMembrane:1 (i48-72o)); the encoded protein is MPTSFKKVESAAGMQDSFTEDQTSRGSNEFLIDHELKSRKDQVQRKSLFWTFSIILSAIGVIELIASVTILLQLRSQSQPQIGSEMNHLIPKFPIHQVLFEKDAPATVKSLSKEDRNDTRENWLTYMPKGNGFLAVNDFENYNLPEPILYQGNFTYSIAVFHQLHCLYIVMDMYNNLLDPTSEYRTDPEKSDIHSGAQEHVQHCFRYLRQSVTCCGDTTLEGHIPNSPLNGTDGTGAVHVCKNFDAIRSWAENKRVVDDKHP